The following coding sequences are from one Pelagovum sp. HNIBRBA483 window:
- a CDS encoding anthrone oxygenase family protein: protein MSSATYRNRVNALAITTSAAFFGANAFIGLSMGSYWLSLAPADFVAQFFPQFSNFLYTIMPLFVAMLVGLILSARLDWQDAPARRNWVIALWLYLSVSLITIFFHMPLNVRLAAAIGSPLGDALGFYKSIALVGPVTEDNAAMIRATWLLGHVPRVLLTLAIAIYSLRALAARRSH, encoded by the coding sequence ATGTCCTCCGCCACCTACCGAAACCGCGTCAACGCGCTCGCGATCACCACCTCAGCCGCCTTCTTTGGCGCTAACGCCTTCATCGGGCTGTCGATGGGGTCCTATTGGCTGAGCTTGGCTCCGGCCGATTTCGTCGCGCAGTTCTTTCCCCAGTTCAGCAATTTTCTCTACACGATCATGCCGCTGTTCGTGGCCATGCTGGTGGGCCTGATCCTCTCGGCCCGGCTCGATTGGCAGGATGCCCCAGCGCGGCGAAACTGGGTGATTGCGCTGTGGCTTTACCTGTCCGTCTCGCTGATCACGATCTTCTTTCACATGCCGTTAAACGTGCGTCTTGCCGCCGCGATCGGGTCGCCACTGGGCGATGCGCTAGGCTTCTATAAGTCCATCGCGCTGGTCGGTCCTGTGACCGAGGATAACGCGGCCATGATCCGCGCAACTTGGCTTCTGGGCCATGTTCCCCGCGTCCTGCTCACCCTTGCCATCGCCATCTACAGCCTACGCGCTCTTGCCGCCCGCCGCTCTCACTGA
- a CDS encoding cupin domain-containing protein, with the protein MSNLKAILAGFGLAAITSLPVAAQDRFPDQMVRTPVEDINWQPLFPGVEAYTLYGGLDQGTPTVFVSRTDPGQSMAIPHTHSDGYWGFILAGKHQHWELSEPDQGPILTAGSSWYQPADVPHADLCVGPEPCITLVMFDQQADFIPAQ; encoded by the coding sequence ATGTCCAATCTCAAAGCCATCCTCGCCGGTTTCGGCCTTGCAGCAATCACGTCGCTTCCTGTCGCCGCCCAGGACCGCTTCCCCGATCAAATGGTGCGCACACCAGTGGAAGATATCAATTGGCAGCCTTTGTTCCCAGGGGTCGAGGCCTATACGCTCTACGGTGGCCTTGATCAGGGCACGCCGACGGTCTTCGTCTCCCGCACGGACCCCGGGCAATCTATGGCAATCCCGCACACGCATTCAGACGGGTATTGGGGCTTCATTCTCGCCGGCAAACATCAGCATTGGGAACTGTCTGAACCCGATCAGGGGCCGATCCTCACCGCAGGATCAAGCTGGTACCAACCCGCCGATGTCCCCCATGCAGACCTTTGCGTCGGACCGGAGCCATGCATCACGCTCGTGATGTTCGACCAACAGGCCGATTTCATCCCGGCCCAATAG
- a CDS encoding extracellular solute-binding protein: MKYVLMTAAAAATIATGAMAQEVTLGRFFGACEDAGTDTKASVGEACIIQSIINAASAEIDDVTVNTLPTDWGNYYDQIKAAYAGGTPPDVHVMHRHRIPEFAGLGALADLSDDLAAAGIDTADWAPAALDAVSFNGGIYGVPMDFHANLWHVNMDLMAEAGLVENGKPVLPSSPEELLAHAQQVKEATGQDYLAADFAQFPIGVRLTLALMWQQDANIFDGDTATIDNDAARNAVTAITQLFDAGVANPQLNYADSQQAFLNGEAAILVNGTWVVDFYDAEAAKEEVALDNYYVADFPTLFDTGATWADSHMWAIPASLKANDAEAYAAALKVLAFINDHNIDWARTGHMAVRNSVLESADYATLPHRDEYTGTAAIARDTPPSERYGAIQDVLNRELQAIWLTGKSVDMALADAEAEVQDLLDR; this comes from the coding sequence ATGAAATATGTGCTTATGACGGCGGCTGCGGCTGCCACCATCGCCACCGGCGCGATGGCCCAAGAAGTGACGTTGGGCCGTTTTTTCGGTGCGTGTGAAGACGCCGGAACCGACACCAAGGCGAGCGTTGGTGAGGCTTGCATCATCCAGTCGATCATCAACGCGGCAAGCGCCGAGATTGATGACGTAACGGTCAATACGCTGCCGACCGATTGGGGCAACTACTATGACCAGATCAAAGCTGCCTATGCGGGCGGCACGCCGCCGGATGTGCATGTGATGCACCGGCACCGGATCCCCGAGTTTGCCGGATTGGGCGCTTTGGCTGACCTGTCTGACGATCTTGCGGCTGCAGGTATCGACACGGCTGATTGGGCGCCGGCGGCGCTGGATGCGGTCAGCTTCAACGGCGGCATCTACGGTGTGCCGATGGATTTCCACGCGAACCTCTGGCACGTCAACATGGACCTGATGGCGGAAGCTGGGCTGGTTGAAAACGGCAAGCCTGTTCTGCCGTCCTCGCCGGAAGAGCTGCTCGCGCATGCGCAGCAGGTGAAAGAGGCAACCGGGCAGGACTACCTCGCCGCCGACTTTGCGCAGTTCCCGATTGGGGTGCGTTTGACGCTGGCGCTGATGTGGCAGCAGGACGCGAACATCTTTGACGGCGACACCGCCACCATCGACAACGACGCGGCCCGCAATGCCGTTACGGCAATCACCCAGCTGTTTGACGCAGGCGTGGCCAACCCGCAGCTGAACTATGCGGATAGCCAGCAGGCCTTCCTCAATGGTGAAGCGGCGATTCTCGTCAACGGTACTTGGGTTGTTGACTTCTATGACGCGGAAGCCGCGAAAGAAGAGGTCGCGCTCGACAATTACTATGTTGCCGACTTCCCGACGCTGTTCGACACCGGCGCAACATGGGCCGACAGCCATATGTGGGCGATCCCTGCCAGCCTGAAGGCAAATGACGCGGAAGCCTATGCGGCTGCGCTGAAGGTTCTGGCCTTTATCAACGACCACAACATCGACTGGGCCCGTACCGGCCACATGGCTGTACGCAATTCGGTTCTGGAAAGCGCCGACTATGCGACCCTGCCGCACCGAGATGAGTACACCGGCACCGCCGCCATCGCCCGCGACACGCCACCGAGCGAGCGCTATGGCGCCATTCAGGACGTGCTGAACCGCGAGCTTCAGGCGATCTGGCTCACCGGCAAGTCTGTCGACATGGCGCTGGCTGATGCAGAGGCCGAAGTGCAGGATCTTCTGGACCGCTAA
- a CDS encoding carbohydrate ABC transporter permease yields MNRHYAWLVMALGIPAFLWLVPTIWMVSLSFQPNELLARTTSTTFFGLVPIPFTAENYAALFAFGQTPVWFLNSLIVAAGMTAGVLLVSTTAGYVLARLDFPFKRTITVLCLVGLMVPEQAVFIPLYTMFADFGWHNSYHALILPRMAVPIGVFLMMQFFRAIPQDIEEAARLDGVSWMQIFWYIMLPLARPAMMTLAILTFLYAWNDYLWPLVSAQRQEFFTITLGLASIQSNFAQSEGLGRVMASGVIASLPVVLMFLIFQRYVVQAMTVGGSKG; encoded by the coding sequence ATGAACCGGCATTACGCATGGCTCGTCATGGCGCTAGGTATTCCTGCCTTTTTGTGGCTGGTGCCGACGATCTGGATGGTGTCGCTATCGTTCCAGCCGAACGAATTGCTGGCGCGGACAACCTCGACCACATTCTTTGGGTTGGTGCCGATCCCGTTCACAGCGGAAAACTACGCCGCACTGTTTGCCTTTGGACAGACGCCGGTTTGGTTCCTGAATTCGCTCATCGTGGCGGCGGGGATGACAGCGGGTGTGCTGCTTGTTTCGACAACTGCGGGCTATGTGCTGGCGCGGTTGGACTTCCCGTTCAAGCGGACGATTACGGTGCTGTGTCTGGTCGGGCTGATGGTGCCGGAGCAGGCGGTGTTCATTCCACTTTACACGATGTTTGCTGATTTTGGCTGGCACAACAGCTATCACGCGCTGATCCTGCCGCGCATGGCCGTGCCGATCGGGGTCTTTCTGATGATGCAATTCTTCAGAGCGATCCCGCAGGATATCGAAGAAGCCGCGCGGCTTGATGGCGTTAGCTGGATGCAGATTTTCTGGTACATCATGTTGCCGTTGGCGCGGCCTGCGATGATGACGCTGGCGATCCTGACATTCCTGTATGCGTGGAACGACTACCTCTGGCCGCTGGTCAGCGCGCAGCGGCAGGAATTTTTCACCATCACGCTGGGGCTTGCCAGCATTCAATCGAATTTCGCGCAATCGGAAGGGCTGGGCCGTGTCATGGCCTCGGGTGTTATCGCCTCGCTTCCGGTTGTTCTCATGTTCCTGATTTTCCAACGGTATGTGGTGCAAGCCATGACCGTCGGGGGAAGCAAGGGCTAA
- a CDS encoding carbohydrate ABC transporter permease translates to MALVQRTRRRMTERQAAFVLLLPFLLTYALFLVYPFFRGVWISLHDWNLLAVAFNPDAKEFVGLRNYERVMWGRNIEWGAIANPALQLLGLVGLGASIFLRRMSRVSRVTSIALAMASVLFFVLPGFHPGEGGRWYDRRFWPTVGNTLVFVAWTVPGVTVIALLLAAALNRETKAMTVYRTVFFLSQILSVTVVTLIWQIMFSPRQGLIANVTDVFGGSPIVWLTDERFAMAAIVITTIWWSLGIAMILFLAGLQDISKDLYEAAALDNATGAKAFWFITLPNLKRTITLVVVLQVILQFQVFGQAHLMTQGGPNDTTQVLVRYIYQTAFRDSELGRASAMAVFLFVIMGGFSFLQFVLGREDTE, encoded by the coding sequence ATGGCTCTAGTACAGAGAACGCGGCGTCGAATGACGGAGAGGCAGGCAGCATTTGTGCTGCTGTTGCCGTTCCTGCTGACCTATGCGCTGTTTCTTGTCTATCCCTTCTTCCGTGGCGTCTGGATATCGCTGCACGATTGGAACCTGCTGGCGGTGGCATTCAATCCAGATGCGAAAGAATTCGTCGGCCTGCGTAATTACGAGCGTGTTATGTGGGGCCGGAATATCGAGTGGGGGGCAATCGCCAACCCCGCGCTGCAACTGCTGGGGCTGGTTGGCCTTGGTGCGTCGATCTTCCTTCGCCGGATGAGTCGGGTGAGCAGGGTGACGTCCATTGCCTTGGCGATGGCGTCTGTCCTGTTCTTTGTCCTACCCGGATTTCATCCCGGCGAAGGGGGCCGTTGGTATGACCGCCGGTTCTGGCCGACGGTTGGCAATACGCTGGTTTTTGTTGCGTGGACGGTGCCGGGTGTCACGGTCATCGCCTTGCTGCTGGCGGCGGCGTTGAACCGCGAAACCAAGGCGATGACGGTCTATCGTACGGTTTTCTTCCTGAGTCAGATCCTCTCCGTCACGGTGGTGACGCTGATCTGGCAGATCATGTTCTCGCCACGCCAAGGGTTGATTGCCAATGTCACGGATGTGTTTGGCGGCTCACCAATCGTCTGGCTCACCGATGAGCGGTTTGCGATGGCGGCGATTGTCATCACGACGATTTGGTGGAGCCTTGGCATTGCGATGATCCTGTTCCTCGCGGGTTTACAGGATATCTCTAAAGACCTTTACGAGGCCGCTGCGCTCGACAATGCGACTGGCGCGAAGGCGTTTTGGTTCATCACGCTGCCGAACCTCAAGCGCACGATCACGCTGGTGGTCGTTCTTCAGGTGATCTTGCAATTCCAAGTGTTCGGGCAGGCGCATCTGATGACGCAGGGCGGGCCGAATGACACGACGCAAGTGCTGGTGCGGTACATCTACCAGACCGCGTTCCGCGACAGCGAGTTGGGGCGGGCGAGCGCGATGGCGGTGTTCCTCTTCGTGATCATGGGCGGGTTTTCGTTCCTGCAATTTGTGCTGGGGCGGGAGGACACGGAATGA
- a CDS encoding LacI family DNA-binding transcriptional regulator, protein MNDHTDSPAPRVTMKDIALKAGVSQSTVSFVLNGQENMRISEETRKRVTDAVAELGYRPRGAGRPPNDTGVRVIGLMFDEIATSPFAAISIEGVQEAAWKENVIVEVVMTGGNKDYEASVLRKWAADRVEGVVYGSILTREVTPSDILAKHRAVLLNCYDARGLFPSVVPAERRGGQSATQMLIETGHRKIAFITGENWMEASDQRLEGYERALRNAKIPIDPNLIVEGNFLPSGGRTATLRLLDGPVRPDAIFCANDLMAVGCYEALKERGETVGESIAVMGYDDQEIAQHLSPALSTVLLPHREMGSWCAQFLLAPAAEQITHTRMECPVVVRHSHTNA, encoded by the coding sequence ATGAACGACCACACCGACAGCCCCGCTCCGCGCGTCACGATGAAAGACATCGCCCTCAAGGCAGGCGTGTCACAATCCACCGTGTCCTTTGTCCTCAACGGGCAGGAGAACATGCGCATCAGCGAAGAAACCCGCAAACGGGTGACAGACGCCGTGGCCGAGCTGGGCTACCGCCCACGCGGTGCGGGTCGCCCACCGAACGATACCGGCGTACGGGTGATCGGCCTGATGTTCGACGAGATCGCCACCAGCCCCTTCGCCGCGATCTCCATCGAGGGCGTTCAGGAAGCCGCTTGGAAGGAAAACGTCATCGTCGAGGTCGTCATGACCGGCGGCAACAAGGATTACGAGGCATCTGTCCTGCGCAAATGGGCAGCAGACCGTGTCGAAGGCGTCGTCTACGGCTCGATACTCACCCGCGAAGTCACACCCTCCGACATCCTCGCCAAGCACCGTGCCGTCCTGCTCAATTGCTACGATGCGCGCGGGCTTTTCCCCTCCGTGGTGCCCGCCGAACGCCGCGGCGGTCAATCTGCAACCCAGATGTTGATCGAGACAGGCCACCGCAAAATCGCTTTCATCACCGGCGAGAACTGGATGGAAGCCTCCGATCAGCGTCTCGAAGGCTACGAACGCGCCTTGCGAAACGCCAAGATTCCGATTGATCCGAACCTGATAGTCGAAGGCAACTTCCTCCCCAGTGGCGGACGCACCGCAACCCTGCGCCTCCTTGATGGCCCCGTGCGCCCTGATGCGATCTTCTGCGCAAACGATCTGATGGCCGTGGGTTGCTACGAGGCCCTCAAAGAACGCGGCGAAACGGTCGGCGAATCCATCGCCGTAATGGGCTATGACGATCAGGAAATCGCCCAACACCTCTCTCCGGCGCTCTCAACCGTCCTGCTGCCACATCGCGAAATGGGCAGCTGGTGCGCGCAGTTTCTCCTCGCACCCGCGGCAGAGCAAATCACCCATACACGGATGGAATGCCCCGTCGTCGTCAGGCACTCGCATACCAACGCCTGA
- a CDS encoding FAD-dependent oxidoreductase produces MPKTPISAHGEKNQIELDVSIDGRTEKIACDTLVIACEPRNLRTKISYSDDEVALLSSLHNFTFHTSLLKVKVKDRQMKHGVIFAAEPLSKMRGHIYGFRNETAKSLGLDFANSVEYNWVTVYQLFGETTTPPTEDDFRKLLAEEIAQLSWWPFERSCDGLQETVLTPYFDHFHGDQLVNQNPWNWHKIQGDNNTIYVHAATCFESVVHCWYYINWLFEGHDGGRAIFPEDKSTSIVILGAGPSGLLTAEALKHRHYTNVRVLENTNRIGGKTHTVPVKQYGNLGKATTLYCELGTCYLSPHYDKFVKKMHHYLDGNTQIGFGGEDGTFRGILTEGQFSEHFRKTYDPPKMMPFPKYVLYKAADWLNVSPSHTTVIEDAIKAAAVNYERLYWEYFDEAWFSGPHYPMPAEPPADFLRDYGHKSFEQFLIENHMGVLLGIMQYAYSVQGYGTLNDIPAYYGLLWITPDIIAKAQAGDGKTTLITAWSRGWGDLWEQMSAHLDITLNAETTHIRRHAHGQA; encoded by the coding sequence ATGCCCAAGACCCCAATTTCAGCCCACGGTGAGAAGAACCAAATCGAACTCGATGTCAGCATAGATGGTCGCACCGAAAAAATCGCTTGCGATACGCTGGTCATCGCGTGCGAACCGCGCAACCTGCGCACCAAGATCTCCTATTCCGATGATGAGGTCGCGCTCCTGAGTAGCCTCCATAACTTCACCTTCCACACGTCACTTCTGAAGGTGAAGGTCAAAGACAGGCAGATGAAGCATGGCGTAATTTTCGCGGCCGAACCGCTGTCCAAAATGCGCGGTCACATCTACGGCTTCCGCAACGAAACGGCAAAGTCCCTCGGCTTGGATTTCGCCAATTCCGTCGAGTATAACTGGGTCACAGTCTACCAGCTTTTCGGAGAAACAACGACACCTCCAACCGAGGATGACTTCCGTAAGCTGCTCGCAGAAGAGATCGCGCAGCTCAGCTGGTGGCCCTTCGAGCGCAGCTGCGATGGCCTCCAAGAGACGGTCCTGACCCCGTATTTCGACCATTTCCACGGCGATCAACTGGTGAACCAAAACCCTTGGAACTGGCACAAGATTCAAGGCGATAACAACACGATCTACGTCCACGCCGCGACCTGCTTCGAGTCCGTCGTCCACTGTTGGTATTACATCAACTGGCTCTTCGAAGGGCATGATGGCGGGCGCGCCATCTTCCCCGAGGACAAATCAACGTCCATCGTCATCCTTGGCGCCGGTCCTAGCGGCCTGCTCACGGCAGAAGCGCTCAAGCACCGCCATTACACAAATGTCAGGGTGCTCGAAAACACCAACCGCATCGGTGGCAAAACCCACACCGTGCCGGTCAAGCAGTACGGCAACTTGGGTAAAGCAACCACGCTCTATTGCGAATTGGGCACCTGCTACCTCTCTCCCCATTACGATAAATTCGTCAAAAAGATGCACCATTATCTGGATGGCAACACCCAGATCGGCTTCGGCGGTGAAGACGGCACCTTCCGTGGCATCCTGACCGAAGGTCAGTTCAGCGAGCATTTCCGTAAGACCTACGACCCCCCAAAGATGATGCCCTTCCCCAAATATGTCCTCTACAAAGCGGCCGACTGGCTGAATGTCAGCCCGAGCCACACAACGGTCATCGAAGACGCAATCAAAGCCGCAGCCGTGAATTACGAGCGCCTTTACTGGGAGTACTTTGACGAGGCATGGTTTAGTGGCCCGCACTACCCAATGCCCGCAGAACCGCCAGCCGATTTCCTGCGTGACTACGGCCACAAGTCCTTCGAGCAGTTCCTTATCGAAAACCACATGGGCGTTCTTCTGGGGATCATGCAATACGCCTACTCGGTTCAGGGCTATGGCACATTGAACGACATCCCCGCCTATTACGGTCTGTTGTGGATCACACCCGATATCATTGCCAAAGCGCAGGCTGGCGACGGGAAAACCACGCTGATCACCGCATGGTCGCGCGGCTGGGGCGATCTGTGGGAGCAGATGAGCGCCCATCTGGATATCACGCTGAACGCCGAGACGACGCACATTAGAAGGCATGCGCATGGACAAGCGTGA
- a CDS encoding adenylate/guanylate cyclase domain-containing protein, with protein MDKRETIIVAADIVGYSRLVAQSEESTIMRMRALYDEVISPAITSAGGRVIKNLGDGLLVEANSAAAALAASRQIQENVTKAQETIPSDERIRYRIGINAGSAYFTEDDVFGDVINIAARLESLARPGEICVSQAVYAQLSDDQTTPLLPLGPQFVRNIPVPVEAWRLPSPEKDAAAPEQTGSHTAPTIAVLPFEASFTNEDLRFLGDGLAEELTTQLSRFRFLFVIARNSAFTFRDRQNDLQSVARELGVSYLVTGRVRTAGSRVRVHVDLIDGKTGAQVWADRLDSEIEDLFELQDELTRATLSNVVPELGANERALSLKKPTESLNAWGLCQRGMSEQFKYTDQGVTDAFKLFTEAIEADPKFALPYALLARWHVAQVTTGRSENIPLEIQKGYARATEALQLDDRLEDAHAALGAILGIMGQDVEALKSLDRAEALNGYSPYVFYTRTYVHLFQAQIDCAAMEKAALGAIRVSPKDPIAWAQYFMLGTARWNYDLRNPADGTQDALDQACSYSNCEFFVYMIAAKFHVRFGDITVARHYLERALAKKKDLSLKMWRTFFPFRAWPAMIAETEPELETLVSFSLPRE; from the coding sequence ATGGACAAGCGTGAAACCATCATCGTCGCCGCCGATATCGTGGGCTACTCGCGCCTCGTCGCGCAAAGCGAGGAAAGCACCATCATGCGGATGCGCGCCCTCTATGACGAGGTAATCTCTCCGGCGATTACCTCTGCAGGTGGCCGCGTGATCAAGAACCTTGGCGATGGACTTCTTGTGGAGGCCAATTCAGCCGCAGCCGCGCTTGCAGCCTCGCGCCAAATTCAGGAGAACGTGACCAAGGCCCAAGAAACCATCCCCAGCGACGAGCGGATCAGATACCGCATCGGGATCAACGCAGGCAGCGCTTATTTCACGGAGGACGATGTCTTTGGCGATGTCATCAACATCGCCGCGCGCCTCGAAAGCCTCGCCAGACCGGGAGAAATTTGCGTCTCGCAAGCCGTCTACGCCCAGTTGAGCGACGATCAAACCACCCCGCTGCTTCCTCTCGGTCCACAATTTGTCCGCAATATTCCGGTGCCGGTCGAGGCATGGCGCCTCCCCAGTCCCGAAAAAGACGCCGCCGCGCCCGAACAAACCGGCAGCCACACAGCGCCAACGATTGCGGTTCTCCCATTCGAGGCGTCCTTTACGAACGAAGATCTTCGGTTCTTGGGCGACGGGCTGGCGGAGGAGCTGACAACCCAGCTCTCGCGCTTCCGCTTTCTGTTTGTCATCGCCCGCAACTCGGCCTTCACCTTCCGCGATCGGCAGAACGACCTTCAATCCGTCGCCCGCGAGCTTGGCGTTTCCTATCTGGTCACGGGCCGCGTGCGCACCGCAGGATCTCGGGTCAGGGTGCATGTGGATCTTATCGACGGCAAAACCGGTGCGCAGGTCTGGGCAGACAGGCTGGACAGCGAGATCGAGGATTTATTTGAACTGCAAGACGAGCTGACGCGGGCAACCCTCAGCAATGTCGTTCCCGAGTTGGGCGCAAACGAGCGGGCATTATCCCTGAAAAAGCCAACCGAAAGCCTTAACGCTTGGGGCCTCTGCCAGCGCGGTATGTCCGAACAATTCAAATACACCGACCAAGGCGTCACCGACGCTTTCAAACTGTTTACTGAGGCCATCGAAGCCGACCCGAAATTTGCCCTCCCCTATGCCCTTCTGGCGCGGTGGCATGTCGCCCAAGTCACCACGGGGCGTAGCGAAAATATTCCACTCGAAATCCAGAAAGGCTACGCCCGCGCAACCGAGGCGTTGCAGCTCGACGACCGGCTTGAAGACGCCCACGCAGCCCTCGGCGCGATCCTCGGCATCATGGGGCAGGATGTCGAGGCGTTGAAATCTCTCGATCGCGCCGAAGCGCTCAACGGTTACAGCCCCTATGTGTTCTATACGCGCACCTATGTGCATCTCTTTCAGGCGCAAATTGACTGCGCCGCGATGGAAAAGGCCGCCCTCGGGGCGATCCGCGTCAGCCCAAAAGACCCCATCGCTTGGGCGCAATATTTCATGCTCGGCACAGCCCGCTGGAACTATGATCTCCGCAATCCCGCCGATGGCACACAAGACGCGCTAGATCAGGCGTGTAGCTACTCGAACTGCGAGTTCTTCGTCTACATGATCGCAGCCAAATTCCATGTCCGTTTCGGTGACATTACCGTCGCGCGCCATTATCTCGAACGCGCTCTGGCAAAGAAGAAAGACCTCAGCCTCAAAATGTGGCGTACTT